The genomic window tatttttgtgcaGTCAAAGCTGTGACCTGTTTCTTCTATTTGTATTTTATTCTGCATCTGCCATATTCATGATGAATTGCTCGAGAAAGTTTTGTTTCATACCATTTCCAGCATAATGGACCAAATTCGAACAGTGCTCTACATAAAATTCACATCTAATCCATGTGTTGTAATTGCTTCAAAgatccaactttttcttcactATACTAATCCAGGGCCAGCATGATGAAATCGAGTTAAAATTCTTTGAAGAGAGAGCTGCGCTTGAAGCGAAGTACCAGAAGCTTTATGAACCCTTGTACACAAAGGTATACTTGTTCTTTATGTTAAATATGTGAACAGTATtccttttgttattttcttttgtgaCAGTTACTGAACCCCTGCCCCTTTTCCTGTTTTCCAGAGGTATAACATAGTAAATGGAGTTGTTGAGGTTGATGGTGGAAATGACGAACCAGCCAGTGAAAATGCTGCTGAGGGTAAAGATGCAGATGGTACCAAATCAAGTTTAATTTTATCTGTTGGTGAATGTTTCACATTCTGATTTATGattaaaccattttttttcagcTAAAGGAGTCCCAGATTTTTGGCTTACTGCTATGAAAACAAATGAAGTGCTTTCTGAGGAGGTATAGTATGGTTTACTTTTGTGTTGTTTTTTAGGTGCATTGCAGTAATTGTTGATTGTGTTATTGCTTTATTAGATCCAAGAGCGTGACGAGCCTGCTTTGAAATATCTGAAAGATATCAAGTGGGCTAGAATTGACGATCCTAAGGGTTTCAAGCTGGATTTTTTCTTTGATACGAACCCTTTCTTCAAGAACTCTGTCCTAACAAAAACGTACCACATGGTTGATGAAGATGAACCAATTTTGGAGAAAGCAATTGGGTAAGTTGTTTCATCCTCTGTTGAAACCTATAACTGCACGTGTTGTTAAAACTAACCATGTTGGCATGTTATGTGCACTGCAGGACTGAAATTGAGTGGTATCCTGGTAAAAACCTGACACAGAAGATTCTAAAAAAGAAACCCAAGAAAGGTTCAAAGAATGCAAAGCCTATTACCAAAACTGAAGTCTGTGAGAGCTTCTTCAACTTTTTCAGTCCCCCGCAAGTACCcgatgatgatgaggacattGATGAAGACACTGTATGTTCTATTTTGATATTTGACATGCATTTGTTCAATGATATCATATTTGGTGTGCTTTGGTAGTAAACTTGTTCCTTCAATTTATGATAGGCTGATGAGCTTCAGGGTCAAATGGAACATGATTATGACATTGGGTAAGTACTAGTCATTGCCTGCCACATACTAATGTTCTATCCGTCATGTTGATAAGCTCTTATGGCTATTCTGATGATATTTTTGGTCGGAAATTACTTATAGGACCACCATAAGGGATAAGATCATCCCACATGCTGTTTCCTGGTTTACTGGTGAGGCTGTGCAAGCCGAGGATTTTGACGATATGgaggatgatgaagaagatgatgaagacgatgatgaagatgaggaggaggaagaagaggatgaggatgaagacgaagacgatgagGAAGAAAAAAGCAAGCCAAAGAAGAAGGTAACTTCACTATGTCATAGAACCTATTTCTGTAGCATCATTCTCCTATTTAGCCAGTTTCTAATACATTGCTTTTTTGATTGTCTGGACAGTCGGCAGGCAAACCAAAGGTACATGCTTTACACCAACCTTAAACGACTTGACATCAATTTTCCTTGCTTCGAGTGTTATAATCTTATAGCTCATGGTACATTCTCCACCAGCTACCATCGAAGGGCGGGGCACAAGGAGGTGCTGATCAACCAGCAGATTGCAAGCAGCAGTAGAACTGTTGTGGTTCACAGCGCCACGTGAGCTGTTTGTTATTTTGTTGATGCAGTATTTTGCGTTGAACTGCCCAGGAAATTATTGGTTGGTTGTGCACGGGTGAGGTTTCGTTGCTGGTATATGTTACCCGTGGTTTTATTGGCGAAGTTGTGAGGCCTGTCTGGAACATCTATATTAGAGTATTATTATGTTTTAGTTATATGTAATCGGTTTATTAAGTTTGTGTAATTATCTGGAATCTGCCGGTGGAACTTTTACTAGTATTCATTTGAGccttatggaaaaaaaaatgaaatatgtcTTATGGAAAAAATTGAAATGTGTCATTGATCCAGTGAAGAGTACCTTTGTGTCATTTCTGGATTCCTAATGGAATCCAAGTTTATCTATTGACTACTGAGAAAGTGAAGTTTTTTGGTAGTTGGGCTGATCATGGTCAAATAAATCGATGGACACTGAACGTCAAAGTTTGATCTGTATGGTCCATACTGATGATTAAAGTTGATCTGCAGAGCACGAAGTATTTATTTGGTACAAAAAGAACCTGAAAGTAAGTTAACAATCCTGAAGCGACTGCACGACCAGTCGAGGACCACTTAGGCCAACCAGAAATACCTGTGCTAACAAAAAGATGGTTTAAGATgattaattttaattaaaatcacAAACTGAAGGGTCATTTCGATCGCACCGAAACTGTAAGGTTCAAAAATAGACAAAATTTTGCCAGAACTGGGTTTGTTCGGTTAGAGGAACTTCAATCCgtatagaaataagaaaaataaaagaatatgAATGTACACACATTAATTCGAAGAAATTCTCTAAGAGGTATGAGTGGATtgaaattttctatattttctACTCTcaccgtttcatattataaatcgttttggttttttttctagtcaaacttatttaattttatcaaatttataaaaaaatatattcatttctaaaataaaataaacatagaattaaaatatattcaatgctaatTTTGAAGCAAATACGatgttttagatgttgctattttttatataaatttgatcagagttttaaaaaaagtttaactagaaaaagagttaaaacaacttatataatataaaacgaaagGAGTATCTACCGcttgtaaaaaagttttgacttTAATCCTACTACTTTTGTCccgaatataagaagttttagagctAGACCGGTTATTAAGAATTAGATGGGAGagagattgtgattggttgagaagtggaggtaaGAAAACTAAGTAGAATTAGATGGGGGaggtgtgattggttgaaaagtgGTGGTAGATGATAAAAGTGAATGGATGAGGGTTGTAATTAGTTGAGAAGAAAATATTACTGGAGATGTTGTTATATTCCAGGACAAATCCCAagtgctaaaagttattatattttaggacaaattcttagtgctaaaaattgttatattttggtacggagGGAGTGCAAACATAATGATAGTCTTCGATATTAGGTTGTGTTTAAATCCAGGgatgaaaagttttggcgtatcacatcagatatacggacacacatttgaagtattaaacatagtcgaataacaaaacaaattatgtaaactgcgagataaatttattaagcctaattaatccgtcattagcaaatgttttctgtagcaccacattgtcaaatcatggcacaattaggcttaaaagattcgtctcgtaattttatacgcaatctgtgtaattagtttttttgtccatatttaatacttgtaaaaagtttttacgtgggaactaaacatgacCTTAACCTTTTCCTCCCAACCGAAACACGCCATATGACTATGAGAGTGTTTTTGTCCCTCCAACAGCTACGGCCCACTGGCCCAGCGAGCTGACCCAGAGTGGGCTGggcttcttcttcgtcgtctCATACCaatcgtgcggcggcggcggcggcggccgacggcacaggcgagcggcggcggcggcggggatggcggcggcgttgcgcgggATCGGAGCGAAGCTGGGGAAGGTGAACCACGAGAAGGTGACGAGCGCGCTGCTGCTGGGCTCATTCGTGGTGCTGGGGTGGCGTTCGTGGGAGCAGCAGCACGAGATCGACGAGCTGGAGGCCAGGAAGGCGTCGCTCCGCGCCGCCAACACCGCCATGTCCTCCGCCATGTGGGCGTGGCGCGAGGAGCtcttcgccctcgccgccgcgccctccccgcCCATCTCCGCGTCCCGCCTCCGCGTCATCTACGGGGAGGAGCAgccgcccgcctcgcccgcgTCCAAGAAGCCAGGTGCGTGTGCTTCACTGCTCCAGATTCAACAGATAGTGGTGTTCTACTCATACTATTATTATAAGGGCTAATTATGGTCATCTAAACCTAAATTCAATCCCTGGACTGCAAAATCAAAGGAGTTTTTAGAGAAAACTGCTTTTAGCTGTTTATGATTTGGTTGTGTATATGCAAATGTCTATAGCATCTTAAGGCTGAGGCTGGGCTGAGAGCCTGAGATGGTGTTGTAGTCATACTGTTAAAAGAACTAATTACGGTAACCTAAACCTAGAATCGATCTCTGGACTGCAAAATCGAAGGCATTTGTGAGAAAACTGCTTTAAGCTGTTTATGATTTGGTTGCTATGCAAATGTGTGTAGAATCTTAAGCCTGAGACCTGAGGCTGGGCTGAGAGCCTGAGATGAGATGATCCTATTATGGAATGTGTTTTTAATAATATTGctgatattttttctttgtgtgtgtgtgggtgggtgggggggggggggtggggtgtGGGTTGAATAACATTGGTCTCAAACTCTCAActtgcatctgcatctgcagaTGCGCCACACTCCCCCTGATCATCACTTCACATTGTTCTCACTTATAGGATGGCCATTGGTCTAAAGAGAAAATGTATAAATTCCGCTAGGTTGGTTCGAAGTGCCATTTCAGGAAGAAAAGTGGTTCAAAGTGAAATTTGCTCCCCTCTTTTGTAACATAATGACCCTGGAGATGCTGCTGTTCATTTTAGGGCATGTGGATAACAAAACAAGCTTAGCTAGAATTTGTGTTGTAGTCCTCTATTGTGTTTGTGTTGTAGTATTATCTGGCTGAAAATGTTTGATTAGAAGTAGCACCATAATGTTTCATTGCTTCATTGTTCTTAGTATTTAGGTCGTTTTATTGTTCACTTTGAACACATGTGGTAGTAGCTTAAAATACTACCGTGGAATTTTTAATTGTATGAAATATGTAGGCTTATTTCGTTCACAAACTTGGCTAGGTGTTCGGAATGTCAGGTACCTTGTAGGGTTTTTTTGGTATCATTAGCCTGGTGTTGGTGTTGATATGCAAAAGGAATGAATTTGAACTTATGTTTTCTGTCATAACTCTGAATTTCCCTTGTGATCCATTATATGATGTCCAAATTTGCATCGCCGCTACCTTTTATGATGACCTTTTAAAGGAAGGAACATTATTAAAAATAGGCTATTGGCATCAACTGTAGCCTGAAGATAACTGTTTGTTTTATGGAAAAGTTTGTATTTGGTCCCTCTACTCTTTATTTGGTTTAGGGACTAAATATAGACCTTTTGCTTTCTTCGTTGTTGAGGTGTTTGTGGGATACTGTTGAAATGATTTGTTTAACTGGACTCAAGCATATCATAATATGCATATAATGGCGTGCGTTGCCTGTGACATATTACACACCCAGAAAAGAGTCATATTACACGTTGTAGTGCCCTTCAAGGGGGATTATGGATATTTGCCTTGAACTTTGAATTAAACTATTTGGTTGCCATAATCATATCATCATACCAATTTAAATCGACTAGAGTAGAATGGGGAAGTGAACACATAACTGTGTAGTTTGTATCATGCAGTTTTATTATTGATAGTCAATTTATCTTACTGGTAATGAAACTATTGGCCCTTTTCAATTTGCAGGAGCAGATGCTGAGGAGGAACCATTTGCTATTGCATGAACTCTTTTCCAGTGTGCCTTAGCATTGTGAAATAGCAATAGAGATCCCTGAAGGTGATGATGTGTTTTTAGATAATCCTGTATAATTTTGCACCGAGATGCAAACCGTTTCCAGCTTAAACACAAGTAACAGTGCTGTCCTAATACAGCTTTTCAATTCTATATAGTGAGCCAATGAGGGGTCTGTATTTTCTGATGTCAATGTTGTCCTCTCCTTGCATATTTGCAAACAGGACCAGCACTTCGATGGTTTAAATGATTGAATCCGTACTTATGCTTGTCTTGTTTGTAGTTGTAGAAGTACTGTTTGAATCCAAGTGGAAGATGGAATGGAAGACTCGGTATAGTTGTTTTATCTGGAACACAAAAATGGTTTCGCCTTGTGTAGTTGTATTTTGCAAAGGGTAGCAAGTTGTCTACTCTTTTGAGTAGTTGTTTGAAATCCGTTGATATTCAGAACGCTTTCCATCGTTCGTAACTGAAATCTTAAATCCCAGTTGCATCCTCTTTGCTTTCTTCTATGATTAGCATCCTGAGTTACTCATATTGTTTGGTCATTTTCAATCAAAGTCAGCAAGCTGTGTGCCATACTATTCTATAGGTAAGTTAAGTGAAACTAATCGTGGGAACCAGGCTGTTGTCGTGTCGTGTACATTGGAATTTAAGAGGTAAATACTTGAGAGAATATAAGAAGAGCTCTTTTTGGAAAGCCACTGTTTCTCATGCTAAACGTAATATCAGAGTCAGCAATGGACTAATACCATATAAGGTTGAAATAGAAAATGCCTCACTCTTCTTTATCTGTGTTGGTGATCTTGTTGAGCAGGATTTCATGGTCTTGTTGTTGCAAAGGGAAGTTTTATGCAGCATGAAAGGTACCAATTTCACTCATCCATTCCTGATGTCAATTAACTGCAAAACTGTAGCGCAGAGCACATCAAAACGATACGATTAAAATTTTCTTCACCTGCTGCAATGCATGGGCATTTTGCTagctgaaaaaaagaagaagcaagcTAGTATGTTTCTTGGAGACAAAAAGATCACACGAGCAGATAGGAATCTTGCAGGTGTGAGCCATCCACCAATTAGATGACGAAGGTGCAGAGATCACGAGAGATATGGATATCAATCTGTTGAAAGTACAACCTTGCCAACGTGAACAAGGTAATGTCCTTCTATTACTTTCgcataaaataatataaatataccAAGTTGGGTATATAATAGTTGGAAGATTAGGTGGATCCAGCTGATGGAAATATATATACTGAGATAGTTCTCTGCTCCTTGCTCCGAGCAAGTGAACAGCATGGAGGAAGGAGGCAGGAGAGGGATCCCTTCTCTGCTAAATTCATCGTCATCAGATGAACATATCGCCACTGATATCACTCAGGTGAGCTGATCCCTATCCTCTACTGCACTATCTTCTTTCTGATCTTCTCCATCTTCAGTTCTTGCCTTTTGGGGGGTGAAATTGGTTTTGGTCTGAACATATATGTGTCAGACAGAATTCATGCTGGTGGTGTGAACTGTGAAGTTTGAAGGATTAGTACAACTCAGGTTCATTCTTCCTTCAGCTTGTAGGATGGACGCCACTGATAGAGCTGAACCGGATCGTCCGAAAAGACGGCGTAAATGCCCGGATTGTTGGCAAATTGGAGTCATACCAACCCCTCTGCTCTGTCAAGGATCGCAGTGCTCTGAGGTACGGACAAATATGTACCCATATGCTATCCATTGTTCAATGTTTCAATATCTCTGCTGATCACATTGTTAAGTTAGGCTATTTCATGATCATTTTGATCAATGGCTCATACTCTGTAATACCAATTTTCAGAATGATTGAGGATGCAGAGGAGAAAGGTCTGATCTCACCAGGCGTTACGACGCTAGTCGAGCCGACAAGTGGTAATCTTGGAATAGGTGTGGCATACAATGCTCTGCTCAAAGGTTACAGGTTCATTGCAGTCATGCCTGCTGAGTATTCACTTGATAAGCAAATGTTGTTGACGTATCTAGGGGCCGAGGTTATTTTAACTGGTAAGGATGTAAAGCACAAATCTTTGGTAATTACTATAAGTTTTTAACTGTTGAAATCATTCTCAAAATTTGATATCGGCATTTGGTGTCCTGTCATTTGTCAATTGTGGGGACCACAAGATACTGAACTCTCTAATTCAATGCAATACTGTTTCAGATCCTACACTTGGTTTTCAGGGACAATTAGACAAAGTTGAACAGATCAAGAATGATATGCCTAACGTACATCATCTTGATCAGTTTAAAAATGCAGCAAATCCTGAAGCACACTTTGTATGGACAGGTACCTATTGTTACACAATGTAATGTAATGTAATCTACTAGTAAAAGAGTACTATAAATAGTAGCAAgccatatattttatttgcaaTGATCATTAACTGTAGAGGATTATACTGTCCTGGATTCAAAACAAAAGGGCCTTTGTCCGTCATAATTCATACGATGAAATTCATGAATTGGGTGGGCTTAATATTCCTGTTATCCATATCATGATTTACGAGTCAGATAGTGTGATCATATTCAAATGTTGCCTATCCTTTCCTTCTAGGGCCTGAGATTTGGAAGGATACGGCAGGCAAAGTAGATATCTTTGTGGCTGGTTCTGGCACAGGAGGAACAATTTCAGGTGTAGGGAAATATTTGAAGATGAAAAACCCAGCAGTTAAAGTAATTTGTGTTGAGCCTGCGGAAAGCCCTGTAATTTCAGGCAAGTCTCTACAATATCACAAGTATCACACTGAACATGTCAAAGAAAAAGTATCACCTCCAATGATAAAATGTTtcgacaaacaaaaaaaaatcttttgagaAATGAATTGCCTCGGATATCTAAAATTGTGTCCTGTTGGCTTCTACAATAATTTTCCTCACATTGTTTTAGGTGGTAAGCCTTCGCGGCATAAAATTCAGGGAATGGGTCCAGGCTTTGTACCAAAAAACCTGGATATCTCAATCGTCGATGAGATCATCACAGTAACTGCACAAGATGCAATGGCTAATGCAAAGAGGCTGGCAAGAGAAGAGGGTTTACTTGTGGGCATATCATCCGGAGCTAATTTGGCAGCTTGTCTGAAGGTTCCAACTGAACTAATTTTCTTGTGGGCATATCAACTTTCGTTTGTCCTGATTATAGCTTCCCAGCATTATAATCTTGTATTTTCTTCCGCTATATCGATAGAAACTTCAGGCCATTTGGTGCTGttcgtttgaaaaaaaaaaaaactttcttgcATTCTTTTTTCATGTAATCTTTGCTTATCTTTGTAAGGATTTTTTAGGTGGCATCGAGGAAAGAATATGAGGGAAAGATGATTGTAACCATTTTCCCTAGTGGTGGTGAAAGATACATGAACTCTGACCTCTTTGCACAAGCAAGGGAGGAGTGCAGCGCCATGACCTTTTGATCTCATGGCTTTTTCAGTTCTATTCTACTCTGTATGGAAGCCAAGGTAGGATTTTAGCATAAATATATAAGTACAGTTAAGAACTAAAATTCAAGGTAAAAATACATTGGTCCCTTATCTAATCCGCTTATTGGATTTGGACTCGTTACATGTTGATGCAGGTGGCTTGTACACTGATCAGTGAGCAGAGTGTGggggaaaataaagaaaagcCGGATGTGTTGTACTTGTTTGTTgtatgaaaatatgaaataagAGGACAAgccatttattattttttgtaaaGAAGACTATAATCTTTTGTTACATGTTTACTCCATAATTTTCCCTCAGAGCAATgtagtaaatttttttataaaaaacaaaaaccaaataaGACATATACTACTGTATAATAGTTACCATATGTTCTTGCAATgcatagtatttttttatattaaaaaaaactgaataagagtgggcctgtttggcacagctccagctccacccctcctagagctggagctcagccaaacagtttcagctccaccaaaactggaaGTAGACtagggtggagctctctcacaaaatgaactaaagaGTTGTCGAGCTGGGTTTAGGTAgttccacaactccactctagacctaactcctggagctaaatttaggagttggagctgtatcAAACAGACCCGACGTATACTACTACTGTATAATAGTAACCACATGTTCTTGCTCCAGCTCAGTGTTTGACTAGAGATAATAGCAGCAATATCCTATGACATCatcttgattgatgtgattcTTGCTTGACTGATTTTCATTTACTTTTCCGAGATCACATCTTCCTTGGTTGTAGTAAAGTCAAAGGCATTGGAACACTCTAATCACacaggaaaaagaaaggaaacaaacaaacaatagTTTTCACTAAAGAGATTCGAAACGCTACCGAGATAATAGAGTACATGCAATTTTAATAGATTGAAAAAAATGAGattaattacataaatatcattttaatttttatacaaAGGAAAAAGGCAGAAATTCCAGTCCTatgatttttgcaaaaataatatcatagaatacattttttttctagcacgATTTGGTTAAATAAATAATGGTCAAGGTGAGTATCGTTGGGACACCATCACACCAGTACTGAATCAGATTTTGTAAAACTAAACATCAGTATTATGTCGCAAAATTGAACATTTAAATTACGTTTCACAATATTATTTTTGTCATCACCATTATTTATTGAAGGTCCATCATTACTTCATTAGGGTCTATTTGAACATTTGTCTCACTTTTAACAGTTTTCTGCCAAAAATGTACCAAGCCATATTTGTCTCTAAATACTGATACTGATCAAATATTGACAGGCGATTATGGCAGTAGACCAAACACAATCCACATGTAATTTAGACTTGTCTAGCTTAAGCATGACAAACACTGATATCTACGTCTAAAACAATGATATCCAACCAAATGCTCGAAAACTTAGCTTCTCCACTCTTACCTACCGTACCGATAGCACTCCTCCGATCCAAAATAATCCAAAATGATAATTCGAtaaaaagatttaaattttatagcaCAGCATAATTATTTtggagctctgataccaatgcATAGAAATCCATATATTTTTAGCCAATtacttcaaaattcaaattttttttctataattcaAAATCCATATATTTGGAGCTGCTTATAGAGGGAAACCTCagtaattcaaaatttcatcacTGAGGtaactaaaagaaaatattttctataactTTAATAGTACAACGTTATAACTTTAATAGTACAAcgtagaaataattatatttagtACATACGAAAAATTCCAAATGATCACGCGACGTAAATAGACGTGAAGGTGTGAAGCATGCACTTTCTttgttctagaaaaaaaaaatcagcctaTGACTATGTATTTGGACACAGATGGTGCACGCTACTAAAATCTTTTACTTCCTCCAATTACATAATTCTTCACATTTTGGATAATAACGACAGTCTCCAAAATATATTGTTGACTATAAGTTTCCATTACAACCTCCTTTTTTAAAGATGACGTTATTGATTTTTAGtcatatatttgaccattcatcttatgaAAAAAGAATGTAGTtatcatttgttttgttatagTGTCTTTAAAttgaatattttaaaagttattagTAGTCCgaattataaaagtttgatcttaatatttttaaaacgtCAAAGAATTATAGAACTAGTACCTTTAGtctaaaaatataagagattttggatggatgagacacatcctaatactgcGAGTATAGATATACTCTCTTTGTACTCCTTAGTCTACAAGTGTTAGCAACCGTTTTCAGTTGTTGTTCCCCTTCCAAAGAGTAGGCCCGCTCGCCGCTGAAAACATTATTTCCCGTTCGACTTGCATGTGTTAAGCATGCCGCTAACGTTTATCTTGAGCTAGGATCGATCAATCCATGCAATTCATAGTCGTATTAC from Oryza glaberrima chromosome 6, OglaRS2, whole genome shotgun sequence includes these protein-coding regions:
- the LOC127777216 gene encoding nucleosome assembly protein 1;1 isoform X2, which gives rise to MGGDKENLDLSDLNASLPAAAAALSAEDRAGLVNALKDKLQSLAGQHTDVLEALSPNVRKRVEYLREIQGQHDEIELKFFEERAALEAKYQKLYEPLYTKRYNIVNGVVEVDGGNDEPASENAAEAKGVPDFWLTAMKTNEVLSEEIQERDEPALKYLKDIKWARIDDPKGFKLDFFFDTNPFFKNSVLTKTYHMVDEDEPILEKAIGTEIEWYPGKNLTQKILKKKPKKGSKNAKPITKTEVCESFFNFFSPPQVPDDDEDIDEDTADELQGQMEHDYDIGTTIRDKIIPHAVSWFTGEAVQAEDFDDMEDDEEDDEDDDEDEEEEEEDEDEDEDDEEEKSKPKKKSAGKPKLPSKGGAQGGADQPADCKQQ
- the LOC127777216 gene encoding nucleosome assembly protein 1;1 isoform X1, whose protein sequence is MGGDKENLDLSDLNASLPAAAAALSAEDRAGLVNALKDKLQSLAGQHTDVLEALSPNVRKRVEYLREIQGQHDEIELKFFEERAALEAKYQKLYEPLYTKRYNIVNGVVEVDGGNDEPASENAAEGKDADAKGVPDFWLTAMKTNEVLSEEIQERDEPALKYLKDIKWARIDDPKGFKLDFFFDTNPFFKNSVLTKTYHMVDEDEPILEKAIGTEIEWYPGKNLTQKILKKKPKKGSKNAKPITKTEVCESFFNFFSPPQVPDDDEDIDEDTADELQGQMEHDYDIGTTIRDKIIPHAVSWFTGEAVQAEDFDDMEDDEEDDEDDDEDEEEEEEDEDEDEDDEEEKSKPKKKSAGKPKLPSKGGAQGGADQPADCKQQ
- the LOC127777988 gene encoding uncharacterized protein LOC127777988: MAAALRGIGAKLGKVNHEKVTSALLLGSFVVLGWRSWEQQHEIDELEARKASLRAANTAMSSAMWAWREELFALAAAPSPPISASRLRVIYGEEQPPASPASKKPGADAEEEPFAIA
- the LOC127777987 gene encoding cysteine synthase-like isoform X2 yields the protein MDINLLKVQPCQREQVNSMEEGGRRGIPSLLNSSSSDEHIATDITQLVGWTPLIELNRIVRKDGVNARIVGKLESYQPLCSVKDRSALRMIEDAEEKGLISPGVTTLVEPTSGNLGIGVAYNALLKGYRFIAVMPAEYSLDKQMLLTYLGAEVILTDPTLGFQGQLDKVEQIKNDMPNVHHLDQFKNAANPEAHFVWTGPEIWKDTAGKVDIFVAGSGTGGTISGVGKYLKMKNPAVKVICVEPAESPVISGGKPSRHKIQGMGPGFVPKNLDISIVDEIITVTAQDAMANAKRLAREEGLLVGISSGANLAACLKVASRKEYEGKMIVTIFPSGGERYMNSDLFAQAREECSAMTF
- the LOC127777987 gene encoding cysteine synthase-like isoform X1: MDINLLKVQPCQREQVNSMEEGGRRGIPSLLNSSSSDEHIATDITQLVGWTPLIELNRIVRKDGVNARIVGKLESYQPLCSVKDRSALRMIEDAEEKGLISPGVTTLVEPTSGNLGIGVAYNALLKGYRFIAVMPAEYSLDKQMLLTYLGAEVILTDPTLGFQGQLDKVEQIKNDMPNVHHLDQFKNAANPEAHFVWTGPEIWKDTAGKVDIFVAGSGTGGTISGVGKYLKMKNPAVKVICVEPAESPVISGGKPSRHKIQGMGPGFVPKNLDISIVDEIITVTAQDAMANAKRLAREEGLLVGISSGANLAACLKVPTELIFLWAYQLSFVLIIASQHYNLVFSSAISIETSGHLVLFV
- the LOC127777987 gene encoding cysteine synthase-like isoform X3, with translation MEEGGRRGIPSLLNSSSSDEHIATDITQLVGWTPLIELNRIVRKDGVNARIVGKLESYQPLCSVKDRSALRMIEDAEEKGLISPGVTTLVEPTSGNLGIGVAYNALLKGYRFIAVMPAEYSLDKQMLLTYLGAEVILTDPTLGFQGQLDKVEQIKNDMPNVHHLDQFKNAANPEAHFVWTGPEIWKDTAGKVDIFVAGSGTGGTISGVGKYLKMKNPAVKVICVEPAESPVISGGKPSRHKIQGMGPGFVPKNLDISIVDEIITVTAQDAMANAKRLAREEGLLVGISSGANLAACLKVPTELIFLWAYQLSFVLIIASQHYNLVFSSAISIETSGHLVLFV